A DNA window from Actinomadura luzonensis contains the following coding sequences:
- a CDS encoding Dps family protein: MATIKGPLSEEARNTVAECLQGALVDLIDLSLVAKQAHWNLVGTHFRSVHLQLDQVVALARTHMDTLAERAVALGANPDGRAATVAKSSKLAQLESGWLEDGKVVATITDVLAGISKRMYERIQETDEADPVSQDLLIAVAQDIDKQHWMFQAMA, from the coding sequence ATGGCCACGATCAAAGGCCCGCTTTCCGAAGAGGCCAGGAACACCGTCGCCGAGTGCCTGCAGGGCGCCCTGGTCGACCTGATCGACCTGTCGCTGGTCGCCAAGCAGGCCCACTGGAACCTGGTCGGCACCCACTTCCGCTCGGTCCACCTCCAGCTCGACCAGGTCGTCGCGCTGGCCAGGACGCACATGGACACCCTCGCCGAGCGCGCCGTCGCCCTCGGGGCCAACCCGGACGGCCGCGCCGCCACCGTCGCGAAGTCCAGCAAGCTGGCCCAGCTGGAGAGCGGCTGGCTGGAGGACGGCAAGGTCGTCGCCACCATCACCGACGTGCTGGCGGGGATCAGCAAGCGGATGTACGAGCGCATCCAGGAGACCGACGAGGCCGACCCGGTGAGCCAGGACCTGCTGATCGCCGTGGCGCAGGACATCGACAAGCAGCACTGGATGTTCCAGGCCATGGCCTGA
- a CDS encoding YciI family protein, with translation MTRYVVHLTFDDDPRRLAVRPAHREHLRRLHEEGRLVTAGPWADDSGAMHVYEVADEEEVREILRRDPYTEVADCYEVTLVKEWVPLL, from the coding sequence ATGACGAGATACGTGGTGCACCTGACCTTCGACGACGACCCGCGGCGGCTGGCCGTCCGGCCCGCGCACCGGGAGCACCTGCGGCGCCTCCACGAGGAGGGACGGCTGGTCACCGCCGGGCCCTGGGCTGACGACAGCGGGGCCATGCACGTGTACGAGGTGGCGGACGAGGAGGAGGTGCGGGAGATCCTGCGGCGGGATCCGTACACGGAGGTGGCGGACTGTTACGAGGTCACGTTGGTGAAGGAGTGGGTGCCGCTCCTGTGA
- a CDS encoding helix-turn-helix domain-containing protein — MSETWTIGELAEHAARALRGGAAPLSGRVRDVPGERLIRWYTTIGLLDPPLTRRGRIARYGRRHLLQLVAVKRLQAEGHSIADIQVALAGATDRTLEETAAIPAPSPTTRPAPPPHAAPPRPTSPSAPVTPPRPAAPPPRAPSPAGHPAPPTAPAPHAPKAPHAQTPHAEAPHAEAPHAPTPQRTPASPGTSRSPGTSPVPPHRPSPRPPATPPQGEPPRDLAHPEEATADTEPTALGDATETSGDRSPERARFWAERPTTPYSADTAPASESVPRPSPQSTRTASPAEAAPAVVPQPALRPPRKAAPASPAESRLAAAVRATETGTGTGTDADADGTPNLHRPPGGDATAAPGPDLVTGISLGSGVRIVWDGGRVPSQEDVQAVLAAAGPLLAVLEERELT; from the coding sequence ATGAGCGAGACCTGGACCATCGGTGAGCTGGCCGAGCACGCGGCCCGCGCGCTGCGCGGCGGCGCCGCGCCGCTCAGCGGGCGGGTCCGCGACGTGCCCGGGGAGCGCCTGATCCGCTGGTACACGACCATCGGCCTGCTCGACCCGCCGCTGACCCGGCGCGGCCGCATCGCCCGCTACGGCCGCCGCCACCTGCTGCAGCTCGTCGCCGTCAAGCGCCTGCAGGCCGAGGGCCACTCGATCGCCGACATCCAGGTGGCCCTGGCGGGCGCGACGGACCGCACGCTGGAGGAGACCGCCGCCATCCCCGCCCCCTCCCCCACCACCCGTCCGGCCCCGCCCCCGCACGCCGCCCCGCCTCGCCCCACTTCACCCAGCGCCCCCGTAACCCCGCCGAGGCCCGCCGCCCCGCCCCCACGTGCGCCGTCGCCGGCAGGCCACCCGGCACCACCAACAGCCCCGGCACCGCACGCCCCCAAAGCACCCCACGCGCAAACACCGCACGCCGAGGCACCGCACGCCGAGGCACCGCACGCCCCGACGCCGCAGCGCACACCCGCGTCACCGGGCACCTCAAGATCGCCCGGCACTTCACCGGTGCCTCCGCACCGGCCCAGCCCTCGCCCACCGGCCACACCGCCACAAGGTGAGCCACCTCGCGACCTCGCCCATCCGGAGGAAGCGACCGCCGACACCGAGCCGACCGCCCTCGGCGACGCCACGGAGACGTCCGGCGACCGCAGTCCCGAGCGCGCACGCTTCTGGGCAGAACGCCCCACCACGCCGTACTCCGCCGACACGGCACCCGCGTCCGAAAGCGTTCCGCGGCCCAGCCCCCAGAGCACGCGGACAGCATCCCCGGCCGAAGCGGCACCGGCGGTCGTGCCGCAGCCGGCTCTGCGGCCGCCGCGCAAGGCCGCACCCGCCTCTCCGGCGGAGTCCCGGCTGGCCGCAGCCGTGAGAGCCACCGAAACCGGAACCGGAACCGGAACCGACGCCGACGCCGATGGCACCCCCAACCTCCACCGACCCCCCGGAGGCGATGCCACCGCCGCCCCCGGCCCGGACCTGGTGACGGGAATCAGCCTCGGCAGCGGCGTGCGCATCGTATGGGACGGCGGCCGCGTCCCGTCGCAGGAAGACGTCCAGGCGGTGCTGGCGGCAGCGGGCCCGCTGCTCGCGGTGCTCGAAGAGAGGGAGCTGACATGA
- a CDS encoding TIGR04282 family arsenosugar biosynthesis glycosyltransferase: protein MEERPQIVVLAKRPRPGHVKTRLTPPYSPEEAAALAAAALRDTLDAVAATPAAARLLALDEPGREAPGGGQVSVPDGLEVPDGFEASVPDGFEASVPDGFEVSVPDGFEVIGQRGGGLDERLAWAFADAHARRPLPVLLIGMDTPQVTPALLSDAAAALAGHDAVFGPASDGGFWLLGLRRPDARRLLGVPMSTSGTGAAQLGRLRGLSVAFVPELTDVDDAASAREVAARAPHTRFAAALARADQAASLARADRGVAVGCVDRGVALAGGGAGAGR, encoded by the coding sequence ATGGAGGAACGCCCGCAGATCGTCGTGCTCGCCAAGCGTCCACGGCCCGGCCATGTCAAGACCAGGCTGACGCCGCCGTACTCGCCGGAGGAGGCCGCCGCGCTGGCCGCCGCGGCGTTGCGCGACACCCTGGACGCCGTCGCCGCCACCCCCGCCGCCGCCCGCCTGCTGGCCCTCGACGAGCCGGGCCGGGAGGCCCCCGGGGGCGGGCAGGTGAGCGTGCCGGACGGGCTCGAGGTGCCGGACGGGTTCGAGGCGAGCGTGCCGGACGGGTTCGAGGCGAGCGTGCCGGACGGGTTCGAGGTGAGCGTGCCGGACGGCTTCGAGGTGATCGGGCAGCGGGGCGGCGGGCTGGACGAGCGGCTGGCCTGGGCCTTCGCCGACGCCCACGCCCGCCGCCCGCTGCCCGTCCTGCTGATCGGCATGGACACGCCGCAGGTCACCCCCGCCCTGCTGAGCGACGCGGCGGCGGCGCTCGCCGGGCACGACGCGGTGTTCGGGCCGGCGTCCGACGGCGGGTTCTGGCTGCTCGGGCTGCGGCGTCCCGACGCGCGGCGGCTGCTCGGGGTACCCATGTCGACCAGCGGGACGGGAGCCGCCCAGCTCGGGCGGCTGCGCGGCCTGTCGGTGGCTTTCGTGCCGGAGCTCACCGACGTGGACGACGCGGCGAGCGCCCGCGAGGTCGCGGCCCGCGCCCCGCATACCCGCTTCGCCGCCGCCCTGGCCCGCGCCGACCAGGCGGCCTCCCTGGCCCGCGCCGACCGGGGGGTCGCCGTGGGTTGCGTGGACCGGGGGGTCGCCCTGGCCGGCGGAGGGGCCGGGGCGGGGCGGTGA
- a CDS encoding VIT domain-containing protein, protein MKITSLEPARCLPVPDAGFGALLTERGNLPLESVDVKADISGLIAGVEVTQGFRNPFDVTLEATYVFPLPDRAAVTGFRMEADDRVIEGVLKERAQARADYDRALREGRRAAIAEEDRPDVFTIRVGNVLPGEHVSVRLTMSQPLPYEDGAATFRFPLVVAPRYIPGNPIDGPSAGAGVAPDTDAVPDASRITPPVLLPGFPHPVRLSLAATVDAAGLELRELASSLHVVEEEGRTVRLRPGERLDRDFVLRLSFEASTSLLLDGGEDGRGRTFALTVVPPPLQAARTPRDLVLLLDRSGSMGGWKMVAARRAAARIVDTLTPQDRFAVLTFDSVVERAFEGLVEASDRNRYRAVEHLARVDARGGTELLDPLRQAVALLGGGEPGRERVVVLVTDGQVGNEDQILEQAGGALSAMRVHTVGIDRAVNAGFLGRLAGLGAGRCELVESEDRLDAAMEHIHRRIGAPLVTDLSLKGLDVEPGTVTHLGSVFPGVPLRVYGRFREGSAVTVRGLAASGPWEEHVEGVAVDNPALRAVWARAHLRELEDRYAMGEHDLESRIVRVSLDNGVLCRFTAYVAVDTRQVAGGEPEHHVIQPVEPPSGWEMPAPPIGGTFAARAAMMAMPAAAPMMPQARARMAKPESFDDELDVPGFLTTGPAAPPLSHPNAPAHGAPGAAPPVRGGLRGPRKSRPAPRRTQDLESVRPQLVAELERLRSLPAPDLTYLADLGTRLAALAEYLGGEQRLEALARDLEAAERPGGDARALHDHAVTILTALLGLPPIPDPSGPLGNPPQPAGDPHVGPAGDPSGGGDGPADARRRGPFWKRT, encoded by the coding sequence ATGAAGATCACTTCGCTGGAGCCCGCCCGGTGCCTGCCGGTGCCGGACGCCGGGTTCGGCGCGTTGCTGACCGAGCGCGGCAACCTGCCGCTGGAGAGCGTGGACGTCAAGGCGGACATCTCCGGCCTGATCGCCGGGGTCGAGGTCACCCAGGGCTTCCGCAACCCGTTCGACGTCACGCTGGAGGCCACCTACGTCTTCCCGCTGCCCGACCGCGCCGCGGTGACCGGGTTCCGCATGGAGGCCGACGACCGGGTGATCGAAGGCGTGCTCAAGGAACGCGCCCAGGCCAGGGCCGACTACGACCGGGCGCTGCGCGAGGGCCGCCGGGCCGCCATCGCCGAGGAGGACCGTCCCGACGTCTTCACCATCAGGGTGGGCAACGTCCTGCCCGGCGAGCACGTCTCGGTGCGGCTGACGATGAGCCAGCCGCTGCCGTACGAGGACGGCGCCGCCACGTTCCGCTTCCCTCTGGTCGTCGCGCCACGTTACATCCCCGGCAACCCGATCGACGGCCCGTCCGCGGGCGCGGGCGTCGCGCCCGACACCGACGCCGTGCCGGACGCCTCCCGGATCACGCCGCCGGTGCTGCTGCCCGGATTCCCCCACCCGGTGCGCCTGTCGCTGGCCGCGACCGTCGACGCCGCCGGGCTGGAGCTGCGCGAGCTGGCCTCCAGCCTGCACGTGGTGGAGGAGGAGGGCCGGACGGTACGCCTGCGCCCCGGCGAGCGGCTGGACCGCGACTTCGTCCTGCGCCTGTCGTTCGAGGCGTCCACGTCGCTGCTGCTCGACGGCGGCGAGGACGGGCGCGGCCGGACGTTCGCGCTGACCGTGGTGCCGCCGCCCCTGCAGGCCGCCCGCACGCCGCGCGACCTGGTGCTGCTGCTCGACCGGTCGGGCAGCATGGGCGGCTGGAAGATGGTGGCGGCCCGCCGCGCCGCCGCCCGTATCGTCGACACCCTGACGCCGCAGGACCGCTTCGCGGTGCTGACGTTCGACTCGGTGGTGGAGCGGGCCTTCGAGGGCCTGGTGGAGGCGTCCGACCGCAACCGCTACCGCGCCGTCGAGCACCTGGCCCGCGTCGACGCGCGGGGCGGCACCGAGCTGCTCGACCCGCTGCGCCAGGCCGTCGCGCTGCTGGGCGGCGGCGAGCCGGGGCGCGAGCGGGTCGTGGTGCTGGTCACCGACGGCCAGGTCGGCAACGAGGACCAGATCCTGGAGCAGGCGGGCGGCGCGCTGTCGGCCATGCGGGTGCACACGGTCGGCATCGACAGGGCCGTCAACGCCGGGTTCCTCGGCCGCCTGGCCGGGCTCGGCGCGGGCCGGTGCGAGCTGGTCGAGTCCGAGGACCGCCTGGACGCCGCCATGGAGCACATCCACCGCCGGATCGGCGCTCCCCTGGTCACGGACCTGTCGCTCAAGGGCCTCGACGTCGAGCCCGGCACCGTCACCCACCTCGGCTCCGTCTTCCCCGGCGTGCCACTGCGCGTGTACGGGCGCTTCCGCGAGGGGTCGGCGGTGACCGTCCGCGGCCTGGCCGCGAGCGGGCCGTGGGAGGAGCACGTCGAAGGCGTCGCCGTGGACAATCCGGCCCTGCGCGCCGTCTGGGCCCGCGCCCACCTGCGGGAGCTGGAGGACCGGTACGCGATGGGCGAGCACGACCTGGAGTCCCGCATCGTGCGCGTCTCGCTGGACAACGGCGTGTTGTGCCGCTTCACGGCGTACGTGGCGGTCGACACCCGGCAGGTCGCGGGCGGCGAGCCCGAGCACCACGTCATCCAGCCGGTCGAGCCGCCGAGCGGCTGGGAGATGCCGGCACCGCCGATCGGCGGCACGTTCGCCGCGAGGGCCGCCATGATGGCCATGCCGGCCGCCGCCCCCATGATGCCGCAGGCCAGGGCGCGGATGGCCAAGCCGGAGAGCTTCGACGACGAGCTGGACGTCCCCGGCTTCCTGACGACCGGCCCCGCCGCCCCGCCCCTCAGCCACCCGAACGCCCCTGCCCACGGCGCCCCCGGCGCGGCCCCTCCTGTCCGGGGCGGCCTGCGCGGTCCCCGGAAGTCCCGCCCCGCACCCCGCAGGACCCAGGACCTGGAGTCGGTACGCCCGCAGCTCGTGGCCGAGCTGGAAAGGCTCCGGTCGCTGCCCGCGCCCGACCTGACGTACCTCGCCGACCTGGGCACCCGGCTGGCGGCACTGGCCGAGTACCTGGGCGGTGAGCAGCGGCTGGAGGCGCTGGCCCGCGACCTGGAGGCCGCCGAACGCCCGGGCGGCGACGCCCGCGCCCTCCACGACCACGCCGTAACCATCCTCACCGCCCTCCTCGGCCTCCCACCCATCCCCGACCCCTCGGGCCCTCTCGGCAACCCGCCCCAGCCCGCCGGCGATCCACACGTCGGCCCGGCCGGCGACCCAAGCGGCGGGGGCGACGGCCCTGCCGACGCCCGTCGTCGCGGCCCCTTCTGGAAACGCACCTGA